A genomic stretch from Flavobacterium humidisoli includes:
- a CDS encoding glycerophosphodiester phosphodiesterase family protein: MNKFKIFSAVCLIAFSYCSAQKNAIVAHRGAWKKNNLPENSIASLRHAIDLKLPGSEFDVWRTADDSLVINHDAHYNKLLIEETNYADLIKFKLSNGEKLPTLYEYISEGMRNNKHTLLVCEIKPSEISKERGQKTGVAAVETIKRLKADKNTCYISFDYDILKKIRAIDSKTSLQYLEGNKSPKEVKADKINGVDYHYSVFQKHPEWIQEAKDNKIILNAWTVNDAKDMDWIIAHKFNYITTNEPELLKERKEIKK; encoded by the coding sequence ATGAATAAATTTAAAATATTTAGTGCTGTATGTCTTATTGCTTTCTCCTATTGCAGTGCGCAAAAGAACGCAATAGTAGCACATCGCGGTGCATGGAAAAAGAATAATCTTCCTGAAAATTCTATTGCATCATTAAGACATGCAATAGATTTAAAATTGCCAGGATCAGAGTTTGATGTTTGGAGAACGGCAGACGATTCACTGGTAATCAATCATGATGCCCACTACAATAAACTGCTTATTGAAGAAACGAATTATGCAGATTTGATAAAGTTTAAACTTTCTAATGGAGAAAAACTTCCAACACTGTATGAATATATTTCAGAAGGAATGCGAAATAATAAACATACGCTTTTGGTGTGCGAAATTAAGCCTTCAGAAATTAGTAAAGAAAGAGGACAAAAAACGGGTGTAGCAGCAGTCGAAACCATTAAAAGATTAAAAGCCGATAAAAATACCTGCTACATCAGTTTTGATTATGATATTCTAAAGAAAATTAGAGCGATTGATTCTAAAACTTCTCTTCAATATTTAGAAGGGAATAAATCTCCAAAAGAGGTAAAGGCAGATAAAATTAATGGCGTTGATTATCATTATTCTGTTTTTCAAAAACATCCTGAATGGATACAAGAAGCAAAGGATAACAAAATTATTCTAAACGCTTGGACTGTTAATGACGCTAAAGATATGGATTGGATTATCGCTCATAAATTCAATTATATTACAACAAACGAACCCGAACTTTTAAAGGAAAGAAAAGAGATTAAAAAATAA